In Myxococcales bacterium, the following are encoded in one genomic region:
- a CDS encoding prepilin peptidase, producing MPIATLPPWFFRLFGALFGLVWGSFLNVVIYRVPRELSVVSPPSHCLACKKPIRPWNNLPLVSWFLVGGKAGCCGAKVSPRYPLVEALGLGIGLALTETCILQHSGEWELPRALAVYGATFAVAMALVAATFIDLDFMYIPDSISIGGAIIGAATSTLRGMSLVDSLASGIGSFVVLAGFDRLYKAIRGRSGLGMGDWKLLMLAGAWFGYRGAFFVLLAGSIQGSVAALGMRLFGIKLALPEGVLEERRELKKLADEGDEEAKKLLEEDLLNDVDEKGEGDVLQSALAFGRCLVLGWF from the coding sequence ATGCCCATCGCCACCCTGCCCCCGTGGTTCTTCCGCCTCTTCGGCGCGCTCTTCGGGCTCGTGTGGGGCAGCTTCCTCAACGTGGTCATCTACCGCGTGCCGCGCGAGCTGTCGGTCGTGTCGCCCCCGTCGCACTGCCTCGCGTGCAAAAAGCCCATTCGCCCGTGGAACAACCTGCCGCTCGTCTCGTGGTTCCTCGTGGGCGGCAAGGCCGGCTGCTGCGGCGCGAAGGTGAGCCCGCGCTACCCGCTCGTCGAGGCGCTCGGCCTCGGCATCGGCCTGGCCCTCACCGAAACATGCATCTTGCAGCATTCGGGCGAGTGGGAGCTCCCGCGCGCGCTCGCGGTCTACGGCGCCACGTTCGCGGTGGCGATGGCGCTCGTCGCGGCCACCTTCATCGACCTCGACTTCATGTACATCCCCGACTCGATCTCCATCGGCGGGGCCATCATCGGGGCGGCCACGTCCACGCTGCGCGGCATGTCCCTCGTCGACTCGCTCGCGAGCGGGATAGGCTCGTTCGTGGTGCTCGCGGGCTTCGATCGCCTCTACAAGGCCATTCGCGGTCGGAGCGGCCTCGGCATGGGCGACTGGAAGCTCCTCATGCTCGCCGGCGCGTGGTTCGGCTACCGGGGCGCGTTCTTCGTGCTGCTCGCGGGGTCGATCCAGGGCTCGGTCGCGGCGCTCGGCATGCGCCTCTTCGGCATCAAGCTGGCCCTGCCCGAGGGCGTGCTCGAGGAGCGGCGTGAGCTGAAGAAGCTCGCCGACGAGGGCGACGAAGAGGCCAAGAAGCTCCTCGAAGAAGACCTCCTGAACGACGTCGACGAGAAGGGCGAGGGCGACGTGCTCCAGTCGGCGCTCGCGTTCGGCCGGTGCCTCGTGCTCGGCTGGTTCTAG
- the trpS gene encoding tryptophan--tRNA ligase, with the protein MGHWVGSLENRVRLQDDYECFFLLANMHAFTTRADRPDDIRRDTLEIAKDWLAAGIDPERSTLVLQTEIPAIAELSWYFAMLLPFNRVMRNPTLKTEIELKDLGDRYSFGFPLYAVGQCADILAFRPELIPVGEDQVAHIEMCREVARRFNWTYTKVAPEMPDEEHLPNGGVFGIPQALVGRIGRLPRHRREEQMSKSLGNVIYLTDSTKEVKKKLGQLYTGRQSMTEPGDITNALFTYVRAFIKDEPKVKELEDRSSRGDNIGDGHVKADIAAALEETLAPMRERRAALEGEKGDARVLEILRAHTDRANRVAEETLYLAKQAMRLDYGLRDLRMRP; encoded by the coding sequence ATCGGCCACTGGGTCGGGTCGCTCGAGAACCGCGTCCGCCTGCAAGACGACTACGAGTGTTTCTTCTTGCTCGCGAACATGCACGCCTTCACGACGCGCGCCGATCGCCCCGACGATATCCGCAGGGACACGCTCGAGATCGCGAAGGACTGGCTCGCCGCGGGCATCGATCCAGAGCGCTCGACGCTCGTGCTCCAGACCGAGATCCCCGCGATCGCCGAGCTCTCGTGGTACTTCGCGATGCTGCTCCCGTTCAACCGGGTCATGCGAAACCCCACGCTCAAGACCGAGATCGAGCTCAAGGATCTCGGCGATCGGTACAGCTTCGGCTTCCCGCTCTACGCGGTCGGTCAGTGCGCCGACATCCTCGCGTTTCGGCCCGAGCTCATCCCGGTCGGCGAGGATCAGGTCGCGCACATCGAGATGTGCCGCGAGGTCGCGCGGAGGTTCAACTGGACGTACACGAAGGTCGCCCCCGAGATGCCCGACGAGGAGCACCTCCCGAACGGCGGCGTCTTCGGCATCCCGCAGGCGCTCGTGGGGCGCATCGGCCGCCTCCCCCGGCACCGACGGGAAGAACAAATGTCGAAGAGCCTCGGCAACGTGATCTACCTGACCGACTCCACCAAAGAGGTCAAAAAGAAGCTCGGGCAGCTCTACACGGGCCGCCAGTCGATGACCGAGCCGGGCGACATCACGAACGCGCTCTTCACCTACGTGCGCGCGTTCATCAAGGACGAACCCAAGGTGAAGGAGCTCGAGGACCGCTCCTCGCGCGGCGACAACATCGGCGACGGCCACGTCAAAGCCGACATCGCCGCCGCCCTCGAGGAGACGCTCGCCCCCATGCGTGAGCGGAGGGCCGCGCTCGAGGGCGAGAAGGGCGACGCGCGCGTGCTCGAGATCCTGCGCGCGCACACCGACCGCGCGAACCGCGTGGCCGAGGAGACGCTCTACCTCGCGAAGCAGGCCATGCGCCTCGACTACGGCCTGCGCGACCTCCGCATGCGCCCCTGA
- a CDS encoding DNA alkylation repair protein: MPYAGVGMPEAKRLFKEVFARYPEGTPSRRPFDDEARFFADVRAIWDGARVREERYAALELLTCTRAKKVRTPSVVPLLRHVVVTGAWWDLVDWAAPKTLGPLLVTHPREAAKVVRVGP; the protein is encoded by the coding sequence ATGCCGTACGCGGGCGTAGGCATGCCCGAGGCGAAGCGCCTCTTCAAAGAGGTCTTCGCGAGGTACCCCGAGGGCACGCCTTCGCGTCGCCCGTTCGACGACGAGGCCCGCTTCTTCGCCGACGTGCGCGCCATCTGGGACGGCGCCCGCGTGCGCGAAGAGAGGTACGCCGCGCTCGAGCTGCTCACCTGCACGCGCGCCAAGAAGGTGCGCACCCCGAGCGTCGTGCCGCTCCTCCGGCACGTGGTGGTGACCGGCGCGTGGTGGGATCTCGTCGACTGGGCCGCCCCGAAGACCCTCGGCCCGCTGCTCGTGACGCACCCGCGCGAGGCCGCCAAGGTCGTGCGCGTGGGCCCGTGA